The following proteins are encoded in a genomic region of Peromyscus maniculatus bairdii isolate BWxNUB_F1_BW_parent chromosome 12, HU_Pman_BW_mat_3.1, whole genome shotgun sequence:
- the Ap2m1 gene encoding AP-2 complex subunit mu, protein MIGGLFIYNHKGEVLISRVYRDDIGRNAVDAFRVNVIHARQQVRSPVTNIARTSFFHVKRSNIWLAAVTKQNVNAAMVFEFLYKMCDVMAAYFGKISEENIKNNFVLIYELLDEILDFGYPQNSETGALKTFITQQGIKSQTKEEQSQITSQVTGQIGWRREGIKYRRNELFLDVLESVNLLMSPQGQVLSAHVSGRVVMKSYLSGMPECKFGMNDKIVIEKQGKGTADETGKSGKQSIAIDDCTFHQCVRLSKFDSERSISFIPPDGEFELMRYRTTKDIILPFRVIPLVREVGRTKLEVKVVIKSNFKPSLLAQKIEVRIPTPLNTSGVQVICMKGKAKYKASENAIVWKIKRMAGMKESQISAEIELLPTNDKKKWARPPISMNFEVPFAPSGLKVRYLKVFEPKLNYSDHDVIKWVRYIGRSGIYETRC, encoded by the exons ATGATTGGAGGTTTATTCATCTATAATCACAAGGGGGAGGTGCTCATCTCCCGGGTGTACAGAGATGATATCGG GAGGAATGCAGTGGACGCCTTTCGGGTCAATGTGATTCACGCACGGCAGCAGGTGCGCAGCCCGGTCACGAACATCGCTCGCACCAGCTTCTTCCATGTTAAGCGGTCCAACATCTGGCTGGCAGCCGTCACCAAGCAGAATGTCAACGCTGCCATGGTCTTCGAATTCCTCTATAAGATGTGTGACGTAATGGCTGCTTACTTTGGCAAGATCAGCGAGGAGAACATCAAGAACAATTTTGTGCtcatctatgagctgctggatG AGATTCTGGACTTTGGCTACCCACAGAACTCAGAGACAGGTGCACTGAAGACCTTCATCACCCAGCAGGGCATCAAGAGTCAG ACAAAAGAAGAACAATCCCAGATCACCAGCCAGGTGACTGGGCAGATCGGCTGGCGGCGGGAAGGGATCAAGTATCGGCGAAATGAACTCTTCCTAGATGTTCTGGAGAGTGTGAATCTGCTCATGTCCCCCCAGG GGCAGGTGCTGAGTGCCCATGTGTCAGGCCGGGTGGTGATGAAGAGTTACCTGAGTGGCATGCCTGAGTGCAAATTTGGAATGAATGACAAGATTGTCATTGAAAAGCAGGGCAAAGGCACAGCGGATGAAACCGGCAAGAG CGGGAAGCAATCAATTGCCATTGATGACTGCACCTTCCACCAGTGTGTGCGACTCAGCAAGTTTGACTCTGAGCGAAGCATCAGCTTCATCCCACCCGATGGAGAGTTTGAACTCATGAG ATACCGCACTACCAAGGACATCATCCTCCCTTTCCGGGTGATCCCGCTGGTGCGGGAGGTGGGGCGCACCAAACTGGAGGTCAAGGTGGTCATCAAGTCCAACTTCAAGCCCTCGCTTCTGGCCCAGAAGATTGAG GTGAGGATCCCAACCCCACTGAACACGAGTGGAGTGCAGGTGATCTGCATGAAGGGGAAGGCCAAGTACAAGGCCAGCGAGAACGCCATTGTGTGGAA GATCAAGCGCATGGCAGGCATGAAGGAATCACAGATCAGCGCAGAGATTGAGCTTCTGCCCACCAACGATAAGAAGAAATGGGCTCGACCCCCCATCTCCATGAACTTTGAG GTGCCATTCGCGCCCTCCGGCCTCAAGGTGCGCTACTTGAAGGTATTCGAGCCGAAGCTGAACTACAGTGACCATGATGTCATCAAATGGGTGCGATACATTGGCCGCAGCGGCATTTATGAAACCCGCTGCTAG